The following coding sequences lie in one Prevotella nigrescens genomic window:
- the pheS gene encoding phenylalanine--tRNA ligase subunit alpha yields MILEKIEKLLKEMSSVSAKNAEDVEQLRLKYLSKKGEINALMGEFRNVAADQKKTVGMKINELKQLAQDKINDLREQLETNEAQSSDIDLTRTAYPVGLGTRHPLTLVKKEIIDIFARMGFTLYQGQEIDDDEHVFTMLNFAADHPARDMQDTFFIERSHSLDVTKNVLLRSHTSNDEAHYMSTHQPPIRVLCPGRVFRNEAISARAHCFFHQVEGLYVDKNVSFADLKQVLLTFAREMFGADTKIRLRPSYFPFTEPSAEMDISCNICGGEGCGFCKHTGWVEILGCGMVDPHDLEACGIDSNVYTGYAFGMGVERITNLKYRVSDLRLFSENDVRFLKEFESAL; encoded by the coding sequence ATGATTCTCGAAAAGATAGAAAAACTACTAAAAGAAATGAGCAGCGTATCGGCTAAAAACGCTGAAGACGTAGAGCAACTTCGATTGAAATATCTTAGCAAGAAGGGCGAAATAAATGCCTTGATGGGCGAATTTCGCAACGTAGCTGCCGACCAGAAGAAGACGGTAGGCATGAAAATAAACGAGCTGAAGCAGCTTGCACAAGACAAAATAAACGATTTGCGCGAACAGTTGGAAACAAACGAGGCGCAGAGCAGCGACATAGACCTTACCCGGACAGCCTATCCTGTTGGCTTGGGTACCCGTCATCCGCTTACATTGGTAAAGAAAGAGATTATAGATATATTTGCACGAATGGGCTTTACACTCTATCAGGGACAGGAGATTGACGACGACGAGCACGTGTTTACCATGCTCAACTTCGCTGCCGACCACCCTGCTCGCGACATGCAGGACACTTTCTTCATAGAGCGTTCGCACTCTTTGGACGTAACGAAGAATGTCTTGCTACGCAGTCACACCTCTAACGACGAGGCGCACTATATGTCTACCCACCAGCCGCCTATCCGTGTGCTCTGCCCGGGACGTGTTTTCCGCAACGAAGCCATCAGTGCGCGTGCCCATTGCTTCTTCCATCAGGTGGAAGGACTGTATGTAGACAAGAACGTCAGCTTTGCCGATTTGAAGCAAGTTCTGCTTACTTTCGCCCGCGAAATGTTCGGAGCAGACACCAAAATACGTCTCCGTCCGAGCTACTTCCCCTTTACGGAGCCCAGTGCAGAGATGGATATAAGTTGCAATATATGCGGTGGCGAAGGCTGCGGATTTTGTAAACACACTGGCTGGGTAGAGATTTTGGGTTGCGGAATGGTAGACCCTCACGACCTTGAGGCTTGTGGCATCGACTCGAACGTGTACACGGGTTACGCCTTTGGCATGGGTGTGGAGCGCATAACCAACCTGAAATATAGGGTGAGCGACCTCCGTTTGTTCTCCGAAAACGATGTCCGCTTTCTCAAAGAGTTCGAAAGCGCATTGTAA
- a CDS encoding MBL fold metallo-hydrolase, giving the protein MLKFISFGSGSSGNAYLLYTETDGIVIDCGIGIRSMKRFMQSYGLNLSMIHNILVTHDHADHIKSVGSISDRLAIPVYSTRTVHEGIARNWCVKKKVAPEQVRYVEKGKTQQIGDFTVTPFAVPHDSLDCVGYCVQCQGVTFTLVTDCGHITEEIRAFVAKANYLVIEANHELEKLMAGPYPQHLKTRITSNTGHLSNTECARTIVENATEELKHVWLCHLSDENNHPELARIAVANEMERHGLVPGVDFIVEVLRRKIPSEIYELK; this is encoded by the coding sequence ATGCTGAAATTTATATCATTTGGAAGCGGAAGCAGTGGCAACGCATATCTTTTATATACCGAAACCGATGGAATCGTGATTGATTGCGGCATCGGCATACGGTCGATGAAGAGGTTTATGCAGAGCTACGGACTAAACTTATCGATGATTCACAACATTCTTGTTACGCACGACCATGCCGACCACATCAAGTCGGTGGGCAGCATAAGCGACCGTCTTGCCATTCCGGTCTACTCTACGCGGACAGTCCACGAGGGAATAGCAAGGAACTGGTGTGTAAAGAAGAAGGTTGCGCCCGAACAAGTACGATATGTTGAGAAAGGAAAGACACAGCAAATAGGCGACTTTACCGTTACTCCTTTTGCCGTCCCGCACGACAGTCTCGACTGCGTGGGGTACTGTGTGCAATGCCAAGGCGTTACTTTTACGCTCGTAACCGACTGCGGACACATTACAGAAGAGATTCGTGCGTTCGTGGCAAAAGCCAACTACTTGGTTATTGAAGCCAACCACGAATTGGAAAAACTTATGGCTGGACCCTATCCACAGCATCTAAAAACTCGCATAACCAGCAACACAGGACATTTAAGCAACACCGAATGTGCCCGAACCATAGTGGAGAACGCTACAGAAGAGCTGAAACACGTATGGCTCTGCCACCTTAGCGATGAGAACAATCACCCCGAATTGGCACGAATAGCAGTTGCGAACGAGATGGAAAGACACGGATTGGTACCGGGCGTAGACTTTATTGTAGAAGTGTTGCGACGCAAGATACCCAGCGAAATATACGAATTGAAATAA
- a CDS encoding BamA/TamA family outer membrane protein, with product MFRIKVFPTYIFLFFAIAATFLASCSTDKFVPDGSYLLDKVELRSDAADFNASQLAQYVRQKENSRWFSFFKIPLGTYSLAGRDTTKWINRTLQRIGEKPVYYDTLQARLSCEDLRLAMNNMGYMNARVVFSTKVKGKKLKAIYTLVPGEPFMIDHFAYDIQDSVIADILKPTLSQGINTNRPHQFTVAALDNERKRITKILNDQGYYRFNKDYIYYTADSIRGSRSVDVTLHLTKYRTTDTATPTLHPRYMIGSVNIIPGDSTGLHLRRSIIADNTLIEPGKYFSATDLRTTYNNFARLGAIRYTDIEFREMPQFDSIAIGKIFDYQPASLRFLETNIKLSPTKPNTVAFQPEGTNTAGDLGAAAVLTYQNRNLFHGSELFSIELRAAFEAIKGLEGYSNHNYEEYGVQARLQFPRFLSPFSTREFRRRSNATSELSVGWDFQDRPEFHRRVFSAAWKYNWSNVRRHLNYELEIPDLSYVYMPWISERFKADYLDNVSNRNAILRYNYEDLFIMRSGFSVSYNRNDDIAIKAKIESAGNLLSLANAVSKFKKNEQGQSKIFNIAYAQYLKFDFAFTRVLRFDPRNSLALHADFGIAYPYGNSKVLPFEKRYIAGGPNSVRGWSVRELGPGSFRGTDGRIDFINQTGDLRLNLSSEYRTHLFWKFDGAAFVDAGNIWTLREYAEQPGGQFHFGKFLKQIAVAYGLGLRLNFDYFVLRFDAGMKAIDPAYSSGKGHYPIVNPKFSRDFTFHFAVGLPF from the coding sequence ATGTTTCGGATAAAGGTTTTCCCTACATATATCTTTCTGTTTTTTGCTATTGCAGCAACATTTTTAGCATCGTGTTCCACCGATAAGTTTGTGCCAGATGGCAGTTATCTGCTCGACAAAGTGGAACTTCGCTCTGATGCAGCCGACTTCAATGCGTCGCAATTGGCACAATATGTACGGCAGAAAGAAAACTCCCGATGGTTCTCTTTCTTCAAAATACCTCTTGGCACTTACTCTTTAGCTGGGCGAGACACCACGAAATGGATTAACAGAACACTGCAACGCATTGGCGAAAAGCCCGTTTACTACGACACGTTGCAGGCTCGACTGTCGTGCGAAGACCTCCGATTGGCAATGAACAACATGGGATACATGAACGCCCGCGTGGTTTTCAGCACCAAGGTAAAGGGGAAAAAGCTCAAGGCAATATACACGTTGGTGCCCGGCGAACCGTTTATGATAGACCATTTCGCCTACGACATTCAAGATTCGGTTATTGCCGACATTCTGAAACCAACGCTTTCGCAAGGCATCAACACCAACCGACCGCACCAATTCACCGTTGCAGCCTTGGACAATGAGCGGAAACGCATTACAAAGATACTGAACGACCAAGGCTATTACCGCTTCAACAAAGACTATATCTACTATACGGCAGACTCGATACGGGGTTCACGCAGTGTAGATGTTACGCTCCATCTTACGAAATACAGGACTACGGACACGGCAACGCCTACTCTACACCCCCGTTACATGATTGGAAGCGTGAACATCATACCCGGCGACTCTACCGGATTGCACCTTCGGCGCAGCATCATTGCCGACAACACGCTCATAGAACCCGGCAAATACTTCTCGGCAACCGACCTTCGGACTACTTACAACAACTTTGCGAGGTTGGGAGCCATACGCTACACCGACATAGAATTCAGGGAAATGCCTCAGTTCGACTCCATTGCCATTGGCAAAATATTCGACTATCAGCCTGCTTCCCTGCGCTTTTTGGAAACCAACATTAAACTTTCGCCCACCAAACCCAACACGGTTGCATTCCAGCCCGAGGGCACCAACACTGCGGGCGACCTTGGAGCAGCTGCCGTTCTCACCTATCAGAACCGCAATCTGTTCCATGGCAGCGAGCTGTTCAGCATCGAACTGCGTGCCGCTTTCGAGGCTATCAAGGGCTTGGAGGGCTATTCCAACCACAACTACGAGGAGTATGGCGTGCAGGCTCGACTGCAATTCCCACGCTTTCTCTCTCCCTTTTCCACGCGAGAGTTCCGTCGTCGCAGCAACGCAACGTCCGAACTGTCGGTTGGCTGGGACTTCCAGGATCGCCCGGAGTTCCACCGCCGTGTCTTTTCGGCAGCCTGGAAATACAACTGGAGCAATGTCCGACGCCATCTGAACTACGAACTCGAGATACCAGACCTTAGCTATGTGTACATGCCATGGATTAGCGAGCGCTTCAAGGCAGACTATCTCGACAATGTTTCTAACCGCAACGCCATACTGCGCTATAACTATGAAGACCTGTTCATCATGCGGTCGGGCTTCAGCGTAAGTTATAATCGCAACGACGACATAGCCATCAAGGCCAAGATAGAGTCGGCAGGAAACTTGCTTTCGTTGGCTAACGCCGTGTCGAAGTTTAAGAAAAATGAGCAGGGACAGTCTAAAATCTTCAACATTGCCTACGCCCAGTATCTTAAATTCGACTTTGCTTTCACGCGCGTCCTGCGTTTCGACCCTCGCAACTCGCTTGCCTTGCATGCCGATTTCGGCATTGCCTATCCCTACGGAAACAGCAAGGTGCTGCCTTTCGAGAAGCGCTACATAGCCGGTGGACCTAACTCGGTGCGCGGCTGGAGCGTCAGAGAATTGGGGCCGGGTAGTTTTCGTGGTACCGATGGGCGCATAGACTTCATCAACCAGACGGGAGATTTAAGGCTGAACCTCAGTTCCGAATACAGAACACACTTGTTTTGGAAGTTCGATGGGGCAGCCTTTGTAGATGCAGGCAACATCTGGACACTGCGAGAATATGCCGAGCAGCCCGGCGGACAGTTCCATTTCGGCAAGTTTCTCAAGCAAATTGCAGTAGCCTACGGTTTAGGACTGCGCCTCAACTTCGACTACTTCGTGCTGCGTTTCGATGCCGGCATGAAAGCCATAGACCCTGCCTACTCGTCGGGAAAGGGGCACTACCCTATCGTTAATCCCAAGTTCAGTCGCGACTTTACGTTCCATTTCGCTGTCGGATTGCCGTTCTAA
- a CDS encoding RNA methyltransferase, protein MISKNKIKLIRALETKKGRVKHGMFVAEGPKIVGDLLAAGFRLAELFDDEDDIKKVSFLQHPQGKVGVFRLPDYVETAHDERETAVDEKCMPMLGEHELALALDGVQDPGNLGTIIRVADWFGIKRIFCSMDTADCWNPKVVQATMGSIARVQICYLNLGKFVKSLPTDYPVYGTLLDGDDIYTEKLTHHGIIVMGNEGNGISAVIRKHVNRKLLIPNFSIGTTRAESLNVAVATAIVCSEFRRRG, encoded by the coding sequence GTGATATCGAAGAACAAAATAAAGCTCATCAGAGCACTCGAAACAAAGAAAGGACGTGTAAAACACGGTATGTTTGTAGCCGAAGGGCCCAAGATTGTGGGCGATTTGCTGGCTGCAGGGTTTCGTTTGGCGGAGCTTTTCGATGATGAAGACGACATAAAAAAGGTGTCGTTCTTGCAACATCCGCAAGGAAAAGTCGGTGTGTTTAGGTTGCCCGATTATGTAGAAACGGCACATGACGAACGCGAAACGGCTGTTGATGAAAAGTGTATGCCCATGCTTGGCGAACACGAACTGGCACTTGCGCTGGACGGAGTGCAGGACCCAGGCAATTTAGGAACCATCATTCGGGTGGCAGACTGGTTCGGAATAAAGCGCATTTTCTGTTCGATGGATACGGCAGACTGCTGGAATCCAAAGGTAGTGCAAGCCACAATGGGCAGCATTGCAAGGGTTCAGATATGTTACTTGAACTTGGGAAAGTTCGTAAAATCACTTCCAACAGACTATCCTGTCTATGGAACACTGCTCGATGGAGACGACATCTACACAGAGAAACTGACCCATCACGGCATTATAGTGATGGGAAACGAAGGCAACGGCATCTCGGCTGTCATTCGGAAGCATGTAAACAGGAAGCTGCTGATACCCAACTTCTCTATCGGAACAACACGGGCAGAATCGCTTAACGTGGCAGTTGCAACTGCCATAGTGTGCTCGGAGTTCAGGCGAAGAGGGTAG
- a CDS encoding 3'-5' exonuclease, whose amino-acid sequence MKKKETYTLLDESQQKVVDAQHGYHLVLASPGCGKTHILAERIRHARQQGMDYDDMLCLTFTNRAAREMQNRVRAVMKDDDTSSLQIGNVHHFCSKFLFEEGKVPANTSIIDDEEAISIIAEYRQESEEAVMNNYKRLQEYKQMILFSHLMFQMKHHHEWKYYLHPECLTATDREAMKHICRTQDKPYNEQTVLEIYDNAMLYIDEAESPYINRQLAEAIRALIIKMNFAKLFADYKEEHGMLDFEDLLLYAYNIYSTDPTCRKYKWIQVDEVQDLNAMQLAIIDLLVDDNDPTVMYLGDEQQAIFSFMGAKIEMLSLLKTRCKGNIHHLLQNHRSPKYLLNVFNDYAEHELHIDRDLLPITDNDAEAGQNDLVVLATDTVEDETDAVAMTAKRLLEQDKTTTTAIIVNANADADKVSTALNLHNVDHLKISGRDLFDTSAMKTLIAHLSVLHNEQNVLAWSLLMKGLKVFDSKALARRFVHKLRQLSLSPTDFLLYSDSNYTADFLQNYTDGDIVVFDTETTGLDVYSDDIIEIAAIRLHNGAIVGEPLDLYIRTDKPILPKLGEKDNPMYAIYHEKMYRNQLLSPAEALQRFWQYVGDAALLAHNASYDSNILDYNMRRYTPADSWKSHTNTCFDSLKLIRLLAPGLSSYKLEALLEHFHLAGTNSHQAIDDVAATLSLVRLCADEAAKQKPLQAAFMHHKRVVPYIQRFRAAYAPLFRNTLSHCYEIEMGGEKALVTEIKNVYNGLVAQGLIAKIERLPYFLRYLEFDLLTDRDTPNVLIEQLNRYIIEINTMKESDFCNSRSIEERVYVTTIHKAKGLEFDNVIVYDAASERYPNKRNTTERQNQEDARKFYVAMSRAKHRLIVAYSLTARDWHGVSYSRELTPFMNSIVHHFNG is encoded by the coding sequence ATGAAGAAAAAGGAAACATACACATTGCTCGACGAAAGTCAGCAAAAGGTGGTAGACGCACAGCACGGCTATCACCTTGTGTTGGCATCGCCGGGCTGTGGAAAGACACATATCCTGGCTGAACGCATACGGCATGCACGACAACAAGGCATGGACTACGACGACATGCTGTGCCTGACGTTTACCAACAGGGCTGCGCGCGAAATGCAAAACCGCGTTCGTGCGGTGATGAAAGACGACGATACAAGCAGTCTGCAAATAGGAAACGTGCACCATTTCTGTTCCAAATTCTTGTTCGAAGAGGGCAAAGTGCCTGCCAATACTTCAATCATAGACGATGAAGAAGCCATCAGCATCATTGCCGAATACAGGCAAGAGAGTGAAGAAGCTGTAATGAACAACTACAAACGGCTGCAGGAATACAAGCAAATGATATTGTTTTCGCACCTTATGTTCCAGATGAAGCACCACCATGAGTGGAAATATTACCTCCACCCCGAGTGCCTTACTGCTACCGACAGAGAAGCCATGAAGCATATTTGCCGCACTCAGGATAAGCCCTACAACGAACAAACGGTGCTGGAAATATACGACAACGCAATGCTATATATCGATGAGGCTGAATCGCCATACATTAACCGACAGCTCGCCGAAGCCATTCGGGCACTCATAATAAAGATGAATTTTGCCAAACTCTTTGCCGATTACAAAGAGGAACACGGCATGTTAGACTTCGAGGACTTGCTGCTCTACGCCTATAACATATACAGCACCGACCCCACATGCCGTAAGTACAAATGGATTCAGGTAGACGAAGTGCAAGATTTAAACGCCATGCAGCTTGCCATCATAGACCTGCTGGTGGACGACAACGACCCTACGGTGATGTATCTCGGCGACGAACAGCAAGCCATCTTCTCATTCATGGGGGCAAAAATAGAAATGCTGAGCTTGCTGAAGACACGCTGCAAAGGCAACATTCACCATCTGTTGCAGAACCATCGCTCGCCAAAATACCTCTTAAACGTGTTCAACGACTATGCCGAACACGAACTGCACATAGACAGAGACCTGCTGCCTATTACCGACAACGATGCTGAAGCCGGACAAAACGACCTTGTGGTATTGGCAACAGATACGGTTGAAGACGAGACCGATGCTGTTGCGATGACAGCAAAACGCCTGCTCGAGCAAGACAAGACCACCACGACAGCCATCATTGTAAATGCGAATGCCGACGCCGACAAGGTGAGCACTGCCCTGAACCTCCACAACGTAGACCATTTGAAGATTTCGGGGCGCGACCTTTTCGACACTTCTGCCATGAAAACGCTTATTGCGCACCTGTCAGTATTACACAACGAGCAGAACGTTCTGGCGTGGTCGCTCCTGATGAAAGGGCTGAAGGTGTTCGATTCGAAAGCGCTTGCACGCCGTTTTGTGCACAAACTCCGACAACTTTCGCTCTCTCCAACCGACTTCCTGCTGTATTCGGACAGCAACTACACTGCCGACTTCCTGCAAAACTATACTGATGGCGACATCGTTGTGTTCGATACGGAGACAACGGGGCTTGATGTGTACAGCGACGACATTATAGAGATAGCAGCAATTCGGCTGCACAACGGAGCGATAGTGGGCGAACCGCTCGACCTTTATATTCGTACCGACAAGCCCATTTTGCCGAAACTTGGCGAGAAAGACAACCCGATGTATGCCATTTACCACGAAAAAATGTACCGGAACCAACTGCTTTCGCCTGCCGAAGCCTTGCAACGGTTCTGGCAATATGTGGGCGATGCTGCCCTGTTGGCACACAATGCCAGCTACGACAGCAACATCTTAGACTACAACATGCGTCGCTATACACCGGCAGATAGTTGGAAAAGTCATACAAATACGTGCTTCGACTCGCTCAAGCTCATACGTCTGCTTGCGCCTGGACTGTCATCTTACAAGTTAGAGGCACTGTTGGAACACTTCCATCTTGCAGGAACCAACTCGCATCAGGCTATCGACGACGTGGCAGCAACCCTATCGCTGGTACGTCTCTGTGCTGATGAGGCAGCAAAGCAAAAGCCCCTGCAGGCAGCCTTTATGCACCATAAACGAGTTGTTCCCTACATTCAGCGTTTCCGTGCAGCATACGCACCGCTCTTCAGAAATACGCTTTCGCACTGCTACGAAATAGAAATGGGTGGCGAAAAGGCGCTTGTAACCGAGATAAAGAATGTGTACAACGGACTGGTGGCACAAGGACTGATAGCCAAGATAGAACGTCTGCCTTACTTCCTGCGCTACTTGGAATTCGATTTATTGACAGACAGGGACACGCCCAATGTACTTATCGAACAACTGAACCGTTACATTATAGAAATCAATACGATGAAAGAAAGCGACTTTTGCAACAGTAGAAGCATTGAAGAACGGGTCTACGTTACCACCATACACAAGGCAAAGGGCTTGGAATTCGACAATGTCATCGTCTACGATGCCGCTTCCGAACGCTATCCGAACAAGCGTAACACCACCGAAAGGCAAAATCAGGAAGACGCCCGCAAGTTCTATGTAGCCATGTCGCGTGCCAAGCACCGCCTCATCGTGGCATATTCGCTCACTGCCCGCGACTGGCACGGTGTGTCGTATAGTCGCGAGCTCACTCCATTTATGAACAGCATTGTCCACCATTTCAACGGATAG